The Astyanax mexicanus isolate ESR-SI-001 chromosome 8, AstMex3_surface, whole genome shotgun sequence sequence tttccgaaaatatgctttacgaaacgatatgtcgtacggatttcgtacaaatgtcgtacgaagttgccccatagaaatgaatggggggcccagagttccatctcgcacacaagcagctctgcgcacggaaccccttctctcccctgctcctccagtactgtgagtgtatggaggagctgctgtatggagcagctatcactcaaaagtttggacaccccggcaccccagtcagggctttgcaaccacctattaactgcttagcaaccaccttagcaaccacctggaaaactttagcaactgcctagcaaccacttagcaaccactttagaaatgatggcaactgccttgcaacaccttagcaaccacctggaaaatattagaaactgcctagcaaccacgtagcaaccatgtggaataaattagcaactgcctagcaaccagttagcaaccacctggaaaacgttagcaactgcctagcaactgcttagcaaccactttagaaatgacagcaactgtctagcaaccacttagcaaccatttggaatatgttggcaactgcctagcaactactttaaattgatagcaactgcctagcaaccagttagctgctgccttagcaactgccttagcaaccacccggaaaacgttagcaactgcctagcaaccacttagcaaccactttagaaatgatagcaactgtctagcaaccacttagcaaccatgtggaatacgttagcaactgcctagcaactactttaaaaataatagcagctgcctagcaaccagttagctacaccttagcaaccacctggaaaatgttagcaactgcctagcaaccatttagcaaccactttagaaatgatggcaactgcctagcaaccagttagcaacaccttagcaaccacctggaaaacgttagcaactgcctagcaaccacttggcaactacttagcaaccatgtggaatacgttagcaactgcctagcaaccagttagctacaccttagcaaccacctggaaaaggttagcaactgcctagcaaccgcttagcaaccactttagaaatgatagcaaactgtctagcaaccacttagcaactatgtggaatgtgttggcaactgcctagcaactactttaaaaatgatagcaactgcctagcaaccagttagctacaccttagcaaccacttggaaaacgttagcaactgcctagcaaccacttagcaaccactttagaaatgatagcaactgcctagcaaccagttagctacaccttagcaaccacttagaaaacgttagcaactgcctagcaaccacttagcaaccactttagaaatgatagcaactgcctagcaaccacttagcaacaccttagcaaccactaggaaaatgttagcaactgcctagcaaccacttagcaacaccttagcaactactaggaaaacgttagtaactgccttgcaaccacttagcaaccactttagtaatgatagcaactgcctagcaaccacttagcaacaccttagcaaccactaggaaaacgttagcaactgcttagcaaccacattagtaatgatagcaactgcctagcaaccacttagcaacaccttagcaaccactagggaaacgttagaaactgcctagcaaccactttagaaattatagcaactgcctagcaaccacttagcaaccatgtggaatatgttagcaactgcctagcaactgcttagcaaccactttagaaccgatagcaactgcctagcaaccacttagcaacaccttagcaaccactaggaaaacgttagcaactgcctagcaaccacttagcaaccactttagtaatgatagcaactgcctagcaaccacttagcaacaccttagcaaccactaggaaaacgttagcaactgcctagcaaccactttagaaattatagcaactgcctagcaaccagttagctacaccttagcaaccacttggaaaacgttagcaactgcctagcaaccacttagcaaccactttagaaatgatagcaactgcctagcaaccacttcgcaacaccttagcaaccactaggaaaacgttagcaactgcctagcaaccacttagcaacaccttagcaaccactaggaaaacgttagtaactgccttgcaaccacttagcaaccactttagtaatgataacaactgcctagcaaccacttagcaacaccttagcaaccactagggaaacgttagaaactgcctagcaaccactttagaaattatagcaactgcctagcaaccacttaacaacatcttagcaaccacctggaaaatgttagcaactgcctagcaaccatgtggaatatgttagcaactgcctagcaactgcttagcaaccactttagaaccgatagcaactgcctagcaaccacttagcaacaccttagcaaccactaggaaaacgttagcaactgcctagcaaccacttagcaaccactttagtaatgatagcaactgcctagcaaccacttagcaacaccttagcaaccactaggaaaacgttagcaactgcctagcaaccactttagaaattatagcaactgcctagcaaccactttagaaattatagcaactgcctagcaaccacttaacaacatcttatcagccacctggaaaatgttagcaactgcctagcaaccacttagcaaccatgtggaatatgttagcaactgcctagcaactgcttagcaaccactttagaaatgatagcaactgcctagcaaccagttagctatactttagccaccacttggaaaacattagcaactgcttagcaaccgtgtggaatacgttagcaactgcctagcaactgcttagcaacacctaagcaaccacctggaaaacgttagcaactgcctagcaaacgcttagcaaccactttagtaatgatcacaactacctagcaaccacttagcaaccattttaacttttcaacgttattagcgtacttttccaagccaacttaaagttcgttcacgaactttgccttttctagttaaaggttgcaatttaaaattgaaaattcctaaaagttagggatttaaagcacttttgacattaaagatcatgattgagtataactgaaaatcaggacaactgaggaaggtaagaaaacaaaaattgggctgaaatctgtgcacagacaaaatttaaatatgaaataattaacttccaaggggaaattagagctcaagtcaagtgtgataaatgtattttaaccatgtattttaacttgcagaaaggagacacggaggacgccttaaaaacttccaaaatgaattgagaaccttaaacatgattataacgaatacaaaagtttcgtttcagatctgtttacacagggggagaaggagaacgtggtgcaaaggtggaccagtccagacacaaagTCAGGGCTCCTCCGCCactacgcacgaaaggggaacgagcatggctggattgagcctttccaggtgactgagagaacaacgtacgcagatcaactgataggcgagggttctacagctgtgcagcaacagagatcgctcacagagcagcaggaggagacgagacagctgagaagtctgaccctgcagcagcagaagcaggaaggaggggcagcagaacccccgcagcacgggcctggcctggccacagcagagaaaagatttctcagagcacagcagacagcacacagcatggCTGTGACCAAGTAGAGGAattgagggagtgactcattcagcaacgtttcgattgcgtcaaagtacactacatacagagactcttaaacacatctcattaaagaacacacatagtcttatcacacaccagctcatacttttcattcactgatattgcagacatcaagagccagaataaagctcttcgtacgtggggctgaggtagtttaccttcagaaccctgaaacaagaagaaagaagagacgAACAAACAcgcattgcaactttaacatttacacatatagggttataaactgtgatttgctaaattagggggggggggggggggggacacattatTTTTCCCTTACAGGTTGTCCTGaacattgtttttctttgcagGTTGCTTTGGACTCTTGCAAaaaagaaattgtaaaaaaaaatatatatatacactctgtaaccttaacacttacacatataaggCTGTAAGATAACAAGTTTGCTAGATAGTggaaaacttagagggaaaacacatttatggtttaataatggcttggtacggaaaaaggaggtgggacaggtcaaagtacaGAAAACTATAACGGACCAGCATTTCCTCTggctattccaatatggctccagataataataaccgttgccctcatgggtatCATGATAATAACATTGGCCATCGTCTCAAAgcaagaacaactaacaacggtaatgagatgctcttagctaatttcacaaataacttaaaatgctaatatgctaacaacctataactttgccagctgtaaaagccttatattgtgataatattcatgaaataatttatttttatattcttaaagtaatgagtattaaaccataacggtaatgataatacacagtgtaactgaggacagttttagcaatattaacacagatttctcaaacggagagaatagtgaccaactgaccttatctccattttgaagcttgtctctgaagtgatgcatcatgggatagctgatcaatttaaaggcacagtgtaattttaactagctaacatagctttaatttaactaactaacctagctttgaTTTAagtaactaacctagctttaatttacctagctaatctagctttaatgtaactagctaacctagctttaatttgactagctaacctcgctttaatgtaactagctaacctagctttaagttaaccaGCTAACCTAATTtttatttaactagctaacctagctttaagttaagtaactaacctagttttaatttacctaactaacctagctttaagttaactagctaacctagctttaatgtaactagctaacctcgctttaatttaactagctaacctcgctttttaatttaactaatttaactagctaacctggctttaatgtaactagctaacctagctttaatttaactagctaacctcgctttaatgtaactagctaacctagctttaagttaaccagctaacctagttttaatttaactagctaacctagctttaagttaaccagctaacctagttttaatttaactagttaacctagatttaatttaactagataacctagttttaatttaactagcaaactacctttaatgtaactagctaacctagctttaagttaaccaGCTAACCTAATTTTTATTTAacttgctaacctagctttaagttaagtaactaacctagctttaatttacctaactaacctagctttaagttaactagctaacctagctttaatgtaactagctaacctagctttaatttgacTAGCTAACCccgctttaatttaactagctaacctggctttaatttaactagctaacctcgctttaatttaactaactaacctagctttaatgtaactagctaacgtagctttaatttaactaactaacctagctttaagttaactagctaacctagctttaatgtaactagctaacctagttttaatttgactagctaacctcgctttaatttacctagctaacctagctttaatttgactagctaacctcgctttaattttacttgctaacctagctttaatttaactaactaacctagctttaatttgactagctaacctagctttaatttaactaactaacctagctttaagttaactatctaacctagctttaatttgactagctaacctcgctttaatttaacttgctaacctagctttaatttaactaactaacctagctttaatttgactagctaacctagctttaatttaactaactaacctagctttaatttaagtaactaacctagctttaatttacctaactaacctagctttaatttgacTAGcttacctagctttaatttaactagataacctagctttaatttgactagctaacctagctttaatttaactaactaacctagctttaaggtaactagctaacctagctgtaatttaactaactaacctagctttaatttaaccagataacctagctttaatttaactagctaacctagctttaatttaactagataacctagctttaaggtaactagctaacctagctttaatttaactagatagcctagctttaatttaactaactaacctagctttaatttaactaactaacctagctttaatgtaactagctaacctagctttaatttaactagctaacctagctttaagttaactagctaacctaaccttaagttagttttaatttaactagctaacctagctttaatttaactagctaacctagcattaatgtaactagctaacctagctttaatttaactagctaacctagctttaatttaactaactaacctagctttaatttaactagataacctagctttaatttaaccagctaatctagctttaatttaactaactaacctagctttaaggtAACTAGCTATCCTAGCTTTAATtgaactagataacctagctttaatgtaactagctaacctagatttaatttaactagctaacctagttttaatttaactagcaaactagctttaatgtaactagctaacctagctttaatgtaactagctaacctagctttaagttaaccagctaacctagcattaatttaactagctaacctagcattaatgtaactagctaacctagctttaatttaactagctaacctagcattaatgtaactagctaacctagctttaagttaactagctaccctagttttaatttaagtagctaacctagctttaatttatctaACGTTACCAagcctagctttaagttaactagctaacatagctttaaAATATGTcataactaactaacctagctttaaagCTAAACGttataactagccaacctagctttaaaatatgttataactAGCTTGTCTAGCTATCTAGCATTATCCCATGAAATAGCTATGCTAATTTATTGTGTAGTAAGGATTTAGCTGTACATTATTAACAATCAGGTTAAATTAAGCGTGTTACAAACGAGTTCCAAATACTTcaacttgtttttaatctaagAGTATTCTGACCCACTAGTATCTAAGTATCATTGTTTTGCTGCtggtcattgtttgtttatttctccttttctttcttttttataaggTGAAATCTGGGAAGGAAGGCACCACCACTTTCTCAGCCCGTTGTTGGAAAACTGCAAAAGCACAAGCTACAGCCAGTGGGACGGCACGAGTGCTGCTGACTCTTTAATGTCGATGTTCTCCTGAACTTAAagcatacctttatctgtttttgtattatacaaTATAGTAGTATGTGGTAGTATATATTCTTGAATATAAAGTGAAGTGTAttgttaaatatgtaataaaacacATTGTGATATATGTGGTAATATATGGTATGTGTATTATAGATTGCAATATTTGGAGATGTTTTTGAATATATAGTGAAATGTATTGttcaatatataataaaatactttgtgatatatatatatggtatgtgTATCATTGATagtaatatattgaaatatattcttgaatatatagtgtagtgtattgtttaatatataaataagtatattGCAACATATATGGTAACATATAtaggtaaatatattatatattacattcccatatatacaatatatgaaaaGCGGCAAttccttttgtatttttaaatatattgtaatatattaattACTATATAACACCATATATTAGTCaatatattttcagtattttttttaatctaatattttatattttttcagtcACCTATTAATCAGTAGCACATACGTTATTCATGAAAATTATTGAACTTGTTGGATGTTTCCAATTAACCAGTAAATTGTGAAatgaaataattccatatattgacAGTTAATATATTGGGACATATATTCCTTCCGTAAGGGttctatttcatgcctcctgaccgccagagggcggcttagcctagtggatattcccttgggcacagcaatggaccgagcaattataccaaaaaaaagcatgtgacccacccctacaaggggccgtcacacccacctatcttcctctttttcctctcgcGCTTGGACCGTTCACAGCTCACGGAGCTGCAGAATTTCTGCCCTCACGAGCTGTTTCGTTATTGGATTTACTGGATTCTACTGGATTTCGGATTTACTCGTTTTCACTCCTGAGAACTAGCGTGGCCCGGGCGGTGAGTATTGCGGTGACCCCGCTTGCCCGGGTTCGCTGAGTGTTAGTGCACCTTACCTGCACTCGCTCGCCACGGCCTACTGCATCGCTGGTCCAATAACCGCGTGCGTATTACTCCCGTCCGCCGTGGATCCTCTGTGTGCACCGCCTGCTATGGAGCCTATTGCCTGTCGAGCGTGCTTCGCGCCGCTGCAGCCAGACGACCCGCACACCCTGTGCCCCTCCTGCCTCGGGGTCTCTCACCTCCGTGAAGCTCTGTCTGACCCTTGCGTACATTGTGCGACAATTCCCTTCGCCTCACGCCAACACCGGCTTGCGTCCGTCCTTATTAACGACGACGCCATGCTCTCCTCCTCGGGTTCCTCGATGGTGAAAGCAGGAACTAAGCGCTCTTCTTCGCGACCTGCGGACGAGCCAGCACCAAAAAGGAAGGCAGGTGCTCTACGTTCACGCCTGGACCGCTTGGAAGCTCTTGTTACTCAGCTTCAGAGTCACCAGCTGCCCGCTGCCCTCCAGCTCGGCGCTGAGACCGCCGACTCCGAGCccgtggaggatgatgatgatttaCTCTCCACTGCAGCCACGGATAGCCTCTTTACTTCAGGCAATGCTGCTGACTACACTGTACGGGCTGTTTCCCTCCCACGATCGCCCCTCTCTGCAGCGGGCTCTCCTCTCGGCTCCGGCTCGGTTGTGGATGATGGAAGTGCGTTGGAGGACACTTCTCCCCTCCCAACTATGGTTCGCGCTACTCTGGCTCGGCTTGGCTCCGCTCCAGCACAGCCTAATCCCAGCTCCAGTGCTTACTTTAAGCTAACCGCGGCGGATAGCCCCGCTCTCATTCCTCCTTGCAGCGCATTTGTGGGAGAGCTCCAGTCAGCCTTTTTGGCTACAGCTTCGCGATCTCGACCTTCTTCCCTGGCTCGGTCGTTTTGGAACATGTCCGACGCGGCTCAGTACGGACTGGATCGTATCCCTCCAGTGGAGCCTTCGGTCGCCTCCCTGGTTGTTTCTCCTGACGAAGCGCTGCGTTCTGATGTCCGATGCCCAAGCAAGGCATGCAGACGCACTGATGAAGGTATCGCTAAAGCATACAATCACGCAGCGCGCATTGGCCGGCTGGATAATACTATTTCTCATCTCCTTTTGGAAATGGAGTCTTCACCTCAGCTGGTAGATATGCCTTCTGCCTTTAGAGGTGCTCTGCAGACTGTTCTACATGGAATGGGATTCCTGACACAGGAGTTAGGCAGTCTTATGGCTAGCCTTGTGAGATTACGCCGTCATTTGTGGCTTTCTCAAGCGCCGTTGTCTGATGCGTGCAGAACCGCGCTCCGGGATCTCCCGTTAATGCCCGGCCAGTTATTCGGACCGGCGGCCACAGAGGCTTTGGAGCGCCGAGCTCGTATGACCGAGACGCGACAGCAGCAGCCGAAATCACACCGCTCTGAGCGTGTGTTTACACGCCCGCGTTCAGTTCTTCCACAGGCTCGCTCTGATCAGATCAGGCGTATGCCAACTCAGGCGAATAGGCGATCTCCCCCTCGGATCTCTGGACACTTTCGCCGCCCTCCAGCTCCCCCTCGGCGCCCCCCCGCTGGAACGAAAGGACCGCGCGCTTCGCGCTGACAAGCAGGGGCAGCCAGTGGGTGTTTTCACGGACTCTCAGCTGGCTGCGTGGTCCGTAGCTTCCACGGATCGCTGGGTTCTTTCGACCCTGAGTTACGGGTATCGGCTCCAGTTCAGGAGTCGACCCCCGCGAGTCGCACGTTTGATTCAGACACGTGTAAAAAGTTCAGTTCATGTAAACACTCTTCAGGAGGAAATATGTGCTCTTATTGCAAAACGTGCCATAGAGGAGGTGAAATGTCCCGTGTTTTTTCAGGGACACTGCTCCAAATATTTTCTAGTGCCGAAAAAAGACGGCGGCTTCCGCCCGATTCTGGATTTGAGGGGGTTGAACCGACACCTCAAACGATTCACTTTCAAAATGATTCGTCCCGTGGATGTGCTCCAGGTGATTCAGCCAAACGAGTGGTTCACCACT is a genomic window containing:
- the LOC125804023 gene encoding uncharacterized protein LOC125804023 — translated: MEPIACRACFAPLQPDDPHTLCPSCLGVSHLREALSDPCVHCATIPFASRQHRLASVLINDDAMLSSSGSSMVKAGTKRSSSRPADEPAPKRKAGALRSRLDRLEALVTQLQSHQLPAALQLGAETADSEPVEDDDDLLSTAATDSLFTSGNAADYTVRAVSLPRSPLSAAGSPLGSGSVVDDGSALEDTSPLPTMVRATLARLGSAPAQPNPSSSAYFKLTAADSPALIPPCSAFVGELQSAFLATASRSRPSSLARSFWNMSDAAQYGLDRIPPVEPSVASLVVSPDEALRSDVRCPSKACRRTDEGIAKAYNHAARIGRLDNTISHLLLEMESSPQLVDMPSAFRGALQTVLHGMGFLTQELGSLMASLVRLRRHLWLSQAPLSDACRTALRDLPLMPGQLFGPAATEALERRARMTETRQQQPKSHRSERVFTRPRSVLPQARSDQIRRMPTQLPLGAPPLERKDRALRADKQGQPVGVFTDSQLAAWSVASTDRWVLSTLSYGYRLQFRSRPPRVARLIQTRVKSSVHVNTLQEEICALIAKRAIEEVKCPVFFQGHCSKYFLVPKKDGGFRPILDLRGLNRHLKRFTFKMIRPVDVLQVIQPNEWFTTLDLKDAYFHIPIAAVHRRFLRFAFQNRTYQYRVLPFGLSLAPRVFTRCMAAALSPLTRAGMKILPYLDDWLICSLSRERAMADLKVLRSHVAGLGLSINLEKSSLCPSQSVQFIGMNLDSRAMKASLTTQRVVSILGLLSRVHVGRCVRYSHLLRLLGMFTAAVCILPLGLLELRPFQIWMNHLGLDPIRHKHRLVLIDQGCEEALAPWRRRSFLMAGVPLGVVASRREIITTDASLTGWGAVWQRSAVQGSWSFHRAQDHINLLELRAVYLALKHFLPQLQGRHVLVRSDNMTVVYNINHQGCTRSLPALRLARSILTWANHRLASLRAIHLAGTLNLTADFLSRQRLDPGEWCLHPDVVRQIWDRYAMAAVDLFASATTTHCPRWFSRMDEERAMGTDALAHEWPRCLLYAFPPIPLLLSVLLRIQQCRHSVLLVAPQWPARPWFPLLHCLLSSEPWPLPVRRDLLSQMGGRLWHPCPERLQLWVWPLGPLMF